From a single Planctellipticum variicoloris genomic region:
- a CDS encoding DUF932 domain-containing protein: MAHELATTNGRTSMMYAGEVPWHGLGTRLEELATAREAMDAAGLDYLAELRKIQTDEGTPIPKRKAVVRSDSGDVLGVVGSSYVPVQNHQAFGFLDAVVQAGSLRYHTAGALGKGERVWMLAKLPDDIRVKNSDDVTEKYLLLSNSHDGSSSLRVHFTPIRVVCANTLAIAASNGRGQGVSIIHKGDLAAKVRQAQEVLGLANRFYDDAEAQINRLASHYPSLRQLEEYFHQVYPDSPHGESTRTKNVRQELLRLFEQGIGHDLPAIRHTTWTALNAVTEYVDHYRSTRGKTSTERASNRLESAWFGSGARLKERAWSLALQMAG; the protein is encoded by the coding sequence ATGGCACACGAACTCGCAACGACAAACGGCCGCACGTCCATGATGTACGCAGGGGAGGTTCCCTGGCACGGACTCGGGACTCGGCTCGAAGAACTGGCCACGGCCCGTGAGGCGATGGACGCTGCCGGTCTCGACTACCTGGCCGAACTTCGGAAGATCCAGACGGACGAAGGGACGCCCATCCCAAAGCGGAAGGCGGTCGTCCGGTCCGATTCCGGGGACGTGCTGGGAGTCGTCGGGAGCAGCTATGTCCCGGTCCAGAATCATCAGGCGTTTGGATTTCTCGACGCCGTCGTGCAGGCCGGCAGCCTGCGGTATCACACCGCCGGAGCCTTGGGGAAGGGCGAGCGGGTCTGGATGCTGGCGAAGTTGCCCGATGATATCCGGGTGAAGAACTCGGACGACGTCACCGAGAAGTATCTGCTCCTGTCCAACTCCCACGACGGAAGTTCATCCCTGCGGGTCCATTTCACGCCGATCCGCGTAGTTTGCGCCAATACTCTGGCCATCGCGGCTAGTAACGGGAGAGGTCAGGGAGTCTCGATCATTCACAAGGGCGATTTAGCCGCCAAGGTCCGACAGGCTCAGGAAGTTCTGGGGCTGGCGAACCGCTTCTACGACGACGCCGAGGCCCAGATCAACCGTCTGGCCAGCCACTATCCGAGCCTGAGGCAGCTGGAGGAATACTTCCACCAAGTCTATCCTGACTCGCCCCACGGAGAATCCACCCGTACAAAGAATGTCCGACAGGAGTTACTCCGGCTGTTCGAGCAGGGGATTGGACACGACCTGCCGGCCATCCGCCACACGACCTGGACGGCCCTCAATGCGGTGACAGAATACGTCGACCACTATCGGTCCACCCGCGGCAAGACCTCGACCGAGCGTGCCAGCAACCGGCTGGAGTCAGCTTGGTTCGGCTCGGGAGCCCGGCTCAAGGAGCGAGCCTGGAGTCTGGCATTGCAGATGGCGGGGTAG
- a CDS encoding RecB family exonuclease, whose translation MTNRPHWSYSSISQYLRCPLQYYFQRVLGLPSRSIGSGLVLGSAVHAGLAEYHRRLKEHESIESEAILKVFHECWGEKEAGETVVYRNGESREDNREQGIQLLKLYLDEPPPDGIVAVEQRVLVPLYNSQGEYLEIPLVAIADLITATEQDLTVREFKTSGRAYSAADVESSLQPTCYVHAVRETFGRDANVEYTVLVKTKTPKVQRLRTSRYSEDCGRLGDVVQTIQRAVDLGIFYPVESPMNCATCPYRQHCREWGQPSRPMETPELVKLDIPQEAMACSLN comes from the coding sequence ATGACTAATCGACCCCACTGGAGCTACAGCTCCATCAGCCAGTACCTCCGCTGCCCGCTCCAATACTACTTCCAGCGAGTGCTGGGACTGCCAAGTCGATCCATCGGCAGCGGGCTGGTCCTCGGTTCCGCAGTTCATGCGGGGCTGGCGGAGTACCACCGACGGCTGAAAGAGCACGAATCCATCGAGTCGGAGGCCATTCTGAAGGTCTTTCACGAGTGCTGGGGTGAGAAGGAAGCCGGCGAGACGGTCGTTTATCGGAACGGAGAATCCCGAGAGGACAACCGGGAGCAGGGCATCCAGCTCCTGAAACTCTACCTCGACGAGCCACCGCCCGACGGGATCGTCGCCGTCGAGCAACGAGTTCTGGTGCCGCTCTACAACAGCCAGGGGGAGTATCTGGAGATCCCCTTGGTCGCGATTGCAGACCTGATCACCGCCACGGAACAGGACTTGACGGTCCGAGAATTTAAAACGAGCGGCCGGGCTTACTCTGCCGCTGACGTGGAATCGTCCCTTCAGCCGACCTGTTACGTCCATGCTGTTCGGGAGACGTTCGGGCGAGACGCCAACGTCGAATATACTGTCCTGGTCAAAACCAAGACACCGAAGGTTCAGCGGCTCAGAACCAGCCGTTACTCCGAGGACTGCGGCCGTCTGGGAGATGTCGTTCAGACGATTCAGCGGGCGGTCGACCTGGGCATCTTCTATCCAGTCGAGAGTCCGATGAACTGTGCCACCTGCCCCTACCGGCAGCACTGCCGTGAATGGGGGCAACCCTCTCGGCCGATGGAAACGCCGGAGCTGGTCAAACTGGATATCCCGCAGGAGGCGATGGCGTGCTCACTGAACTGA
- a CDS encoding AIPR family protein produces MELIEFLHQVRGEVQAEIAERMPEAGTPYPYPESVFSEKVMEHMAESGMTFEPEVCHFAKRISNAKLRLSGYAVSEDAEQLDLFVSLYGDVTEITPVPDAETKAAAEQCLRFLSMCAEGKLASKIDPSDDAYPLATTIHGSYPALDQIRIYVLTDRQAKSKTFKSREVQGKTIKLEVMDIERLHRHLSEGKPRDELEVNFEEVSGGALPCVYVPDEKGEYDFALTAIPGEALRFVYEKYGARLLEANVRSFLNATGKVNKGIRDTLKSSPERFMAYNNGIVIVADEVRLGKTADGGPGLLWLKGMQIVNGGQTTASLYFTKKKSPEVALDKVRVPAKVIILRSQDPVAEEVLIADISRYANSQNSVKQSDLSANKPFHVEIEKLSMTTYCPDGVGRWFYERAAGSYNTMLAREGNTPAKLKQLKQVVVPPARKITKTDLAKALNAWGGKPDQVSLGNQKNFERFMEDFREVEGQVSIDLPNVTEYKAMIAQVILLKKAITMTRPMFPAYQSYVANYVVAVLGDRLGKYVSLERIWNQQELSTGLKQQLQDWAKEVNEVMHRSAAGKMVSEWAKKPECWDIVRTAKYSEPQKGIAELK; encoded by the coding sequence ATGGAACTGATTGAGTTTCTGCACCAGGTCCGGGGCGAAGTACAGGCGGAAATTGCGGAGCGGATGCCGGAGGCGGGGACGCCATATCCGTATCCGGAGTCGGTGTTTTCCGAGAAGGTCATGGAGCACATGGCCGAGAGCGGGATGACGTTTGAGCCGGAAGTCTGCCATTTTGCGAAGCGGATTTCGAACGCGAAGCTGCGGCTGAGCGGCTATGCGGTTTCGGAGGATGCGGAGCAGCTGGATCTGTTTGTCAGTCTGTACGGCGACGTCACGGAGATCACTCCGGTCCCGGATGCAGAAACGAAGGCGGCTGCGGAGCAGTGTCTGCGATTTCTGTCGATGTGCGCGGAGGGGAAACTGGCGTCGAAGATCGATCCTTCTGACGATGCGTATCCGCTGGCGACGACGATTCACGGGAGCTATCCCGCGCTGGATCAGATCCGGATCTATGTGCTGACGGACCGGCAGGCAAAATCAAAAACGTTCAAGTCTCGGGAGGTGCAGGGGAAGACGATCAAGCTGGAGGTGATGGATATCGAGCGGCTGCATCGGCATTTGTCGGAAGGGAAGCCGCGTGACGAGCTGGAGGTAAATTTTGAAGAGGTGTCCGGCGGGGCATTGCCGTGCGTTTATGTGCCGGACGAAAAGGGTGAATACGATTTTGCGTTGACGGCGATTCCGGGCGAAGCGTTGCGGTTCGTCTATGAGAAGTACGGAGCGCGGCTGCTGGAGGCCAATGTGCGGTCGTTCCTGAATGCGACGGGAAAAGTAAATAAGGGCATTCGGGACACGCTGAAATCGTCTCCGGAACGCTTCATGGCCTACAACAACGGAATTGTCATAGTTGCGGATGAAGTCCGTCTGGGCAAGACGGCGGATGGAGGTCCGGGGCTGCTGTGGCTGAAGGGAATGCAGATTGTGAACGGCGGTCAGACGACGGCATCACTGTATTTCACGAAGAAGAAGTCGCCGGAAGTCGCCTTGGATAAGGTCCGCGTACCGGCCAAAGTCATCATCCTGCGGTCTCAAGATCCGGTTGCTGAAGAAGTTCTGATCGCGGACATTTCTCGCTATGCGAACAGTCAGAACTCGGTGAAACAGTCAGACCTCTCGGCAAACAAGCCATTCCACGTGGAGATCGAAAAGCTGTCGATGACGACATACTGTCCGGATGGTGTCGGGCGATGGTTCTACGAGCGGGCGGCCGGAAGTTACAACACGATGCTGGCAAGGGAGGGGAACACGCCAGCCAAGCTGAAGCAGCTCAAGCAGGTTGTGGTCCCCCCGGCGAGGAAGATCACCAAGACGGACTTGGCGAAGGCGCTGAACGCTTGGGGAGGGAAGCCAGATCAGGTGAGCCTTGGCAATCAAAAGAACTTTGAACGATTCATGGAAGACTTCCGGGAGGTCGAGGGGCAAGTGTCGATCGATTTGCCGAACGTGACAGAATACAAAGCGATGATTGCTCAAGTGATTTTGCTAAAGAAGGCGATCACGATGACGCGTCCGATGTTTCCTGCTTACCAGAGCTACGTGGCGAACTACGTCGTTGCAGTGCTCGGGGACCGGCTAGGGAAGTATGTCTCGCTCGAAAGAATCTGGAACCAGCAAGAGCTATCGACAGGCCTCAAACAACAACTGCAAGACTGGGCGAAGGAGGTGAATGAAGTAATGCATCGGTCGGCGGCGGGAAAGATGGTTTCGGAGTGGGCAAAGAAGCCGGAATGCTGGGACATCGTCAGGACGGCGAAGTATTCCGAGCCGCAGAAAGGAATTGCAGAGCTGAAGTAG
- a CDS encoding PD-(D/E)XK motif protein, protein MIISDLRLSTKSTMCFGNRNMAQPTDQNQLLAAWRALDSTSPVEGWRTIDVACSGPCRARAGRYFPGNEESLLIRFVSVRVPPTDQLPRGRGFVVSRVETWLEGEPGEWLGLRRQRAGSLELFALMASDLVSLLAESPAADEARLLSRFLGRIRAWQEFMRRAADGVLTAEAEVGLAGELELLGQLLALGVLADVCVAAWEGPADGLQDFRFGTGAIEAKSTLAFQGFPAWIGSLDQLDDAAVQPLFLAGVRLSAVPTGRTLPEIAADLRDVLAEDAAASIEFGNRLLQAGYREEFAERYTRRFSLIGVRVLTVGDGFPRLTRGLVPPAIRAARYEIDLDLVTDGNVDLVQALQQLGVL, encoded by the coding sequence ATGATCATCTCGGACTTAAGGTTGAGTACAAAGTCAACAATGTGCTTTGGGAACAGGAATATGGCTCAGCCGACTGATCAGAATCAACTGTTGGCCGCTTGGCGGGCATTGGATTCCACTTCACCTGTAGAGGGGTGGCGGACAATTGACGTGGCGTGCAGCGGCCCGTGCAGAGCACGGGCTGGTCGGTATTTTCCGGGAAATGAGGAGTCGCTGCTGATTCGCTTTGTCTCAGTCCGAGTACCTCCAACTGATCAACTTCCGCGCGGAAGAGGGTTCGTAGTTTCTCGTGTGGAGACATGGCTGGAGGGGGAGCCGGGGGAGTGGCTCGGACTGCGGCGACAGCGGGCGGGGAGTTTGGAGCTGTTTGCGCTGATGGCGTCGGACCTCGTCAGCCTGCTGGCCGAGTCTCCTGCTGCAGATGAAGCCCGTCTGTTGTCGCGATTTCTCGGGAGAATCCGGGCGTGGCAGGAGTTCATGCGGCGGGCTGCTGACGGCGTGCTGACGGCGGAGGCCGAGGTGGGACTGGCCGGCGAGCTGGAGCTGCTGGGGCAACTGCTGGCGCTAGGCGTGCTGGCGGATGTTTGCGTTGCGGCCTGGGAGGGTCCGGCAGACGGGCTGCAGGATTTCCGGTTCGGGACCGGGGCGATTGAGGCGAAGAGCACTCTGGCCTTTCAGGGGTTCCCGGCTTGGATAGGCTCGCTGGACCAGCTTGATGATGCGGCGGTGCAGCCGTTGTTTCTGGCGGGGGTGCGGCTGAGTGCGGTCCCGACGGGTCGAACGCTGCCGGAGATTGCCGCCGATCTGCGCGATGTGCTGGCTGAAGATGCTGCGGCGAGCATTGAGTTCGGCAATCGGCTGCTGCAGGCGGGATATCGTGAAGAGTTTGCGGAGAGGTATACGCGGCGTTTTTCCCTGATCGGAGTCCGCGTGCTGACGGTCGGCGACGGCTTTCCACGATTGACGCGGGGCTTGGTCCCGCCAGCCATCCGAGCGGCCCGTTATGAGATCGACTTGGATCTTGTAACGGACGGAAATGTGGATCTGGTCCAGGCGCTGCAACAACTGGGAGTACTGTGA
- a CDS encoding Z1 domain-containing protein, translated as MPPVDTNENQNRVLKFVQELLLDGNEKAAVTAAAISEQIDLVLKMKPSWGADLDRTAVTDELIRRFSLWIGKETTMASTIGHVAWLNADRKQNWRYWQRYRDWMEEKLSWTAVDALDRSTDTILGFLEDPLRADAWDRRGLVVGHVQSGKTGSYTGLICKAADAGYKIIVVLAGLHNNLRSQTQIRLDEGFLGFATTTQPGSDAVEYVGAGRNGRDAGIRPNCATNRSDAGDFNKRIAKHLAITPEQRPWLFVVKKNKSVLTLLLDWIRNHAANVVEADTGRRIVTHLPLLVIDDEADHASVDTGGQAFDEEGNPDEEHEPKVINSLIRRILNAFSRSAYVGYTATPFANIFIHERGATFEEGPDLFPAAFIVNLAAPSNYVGPARVFGLTTAQGRQGGLPLVRRVKDQESAEERPVWMPVKHKVSHRPRHEGRDELPPSLVEAIDAFLIACAVRLLRGQLDEHSSMLIHVTRFTYVQQEVHRQVSEHVRQIRQRVLRGIDAEEVWSRLHTLWQQDFVPTTAVLRESLADDPPDDLPSWEAVVSVFGAVCDEVNVQLINGTAKAALDYANSGNRGLTVIAIGGDKLARGLTLEGLCCSYFLRASRMYDTLMQMGRWFGYRPGYLDLCRLYTTQDLTEWFGHIADAAEELREEFNFMAASGLTPREFGLKVQSHPVLMITSQLKMRSAQSLYLSFSGQRLQTVALFRQQRELQGNARALWRLLESIGKPSESDPSRQRGEVRQKWAGSYLWTDVAASKVIAFLSEYTTHPAARRVNCAMLSAFIELMSRSGELTEWTIALMGTTDGEKREVGPGVSVRMNRRSGDPDIKGHYSIKVLLDPTDEAIDLSEEEWNAALAVTRTIWQRNAVRPVDESDPKTPSSVAVRQVRGVGAPGITPHPERGVLILYVLDPEKAYEEVGSFPADTPPIVAFGISFPASTLGDDHLGLKVEYKVNNVLWEQEYGSAD; from the coding sequence ATGCCGCCTGTCGACACGAATGAGAATCAGAATCGCGTGCTCAAGTTCGTTCAGGAACTCCTGCTTGACGGCAACGAGAAGGCGGCAGTTACCGCAGCCGCAATTTCCGAGCAAATCGATCTTGTGCTGAAGATGAAGCCGTCGTGGGGAGCGGATCTAGATCGCACGGCGGTTACCGATGAACTCATCCGTCGATTCAGCCTTTGGATCGGAAAAGAAACTACGATGGCGAGCACCATCGGACATGTGGCATGGCTGAATGCAGATCGAAAGCAGAATTGGCGGTACTGGCAGCGGTATCGAGACTGGATGGAGGAGAAATTATCGTGGACGGCCGTGGATGCATTGGACCGGTCGACTGACACCATCCTAGGATTCCTGGAGGATCCATTAAGGGCGGATGCGTGGGACCGACGGGGCCTGGTTGTCGGCCATGTTCAGTCGGGCAAAACAGGGAGTTATACGGGACTGATCTGCAAGGCGGCTGATGCCGGCTACAAGATCATCGTCGTGCTGGCTGGGCTTCATAACAATCTGCGGTCGCAGACCCAAATTCGACTTGACGAGGGATTTCTCGGATTTGCAACGACGACGCAGCCTGGCTCTGACGCAGTCGAGTATGTCGGTGCCGGCCGTAATGGGCGCGACGCGGGGATCCGTCCAAACTGCGCAACCAATCGATCAGATGCGGGGGACTTCAACAAACGGATCGCCAAACACTTGGCGATTACGCCTGAACAGCGGCCGTGGCTGTTTGTAGTTAAGAAGAACAAGAGCGTGCTGACGCTTTTGTTGGACTGGATTCGAAACCATGCAGCAAACGTAGTTGAAGCGGACACGGGCCGTCGCATCGTGACGCATCTTCCGTTGCTCGTAATCGACGACGAAGCTGACCATGCGTCAGTTGATACAGGAGGACAGGCCTTTGACGAGGAGGGCAACCCAGACGAAGAGCATGAGCCGAAGGTCATCAATAGTCTCATCCGGAGAATATTGAATGCATTCTCGCGATCCGCCTACGTCGGATACACTGCGACGCCATTTGCTAACATCTTCATTCACGAGCGGGGAGCAACGTTTGAGGAGGGGCCAGACCTGTTTCCGGCTGCGTTCATCGTAAACCTGGCTGCGCCCTCCAATTATGTCGGCCCGGCTCGCGTGTTTGGATTGACGACCGCACAGGGTCGACAAGGCGGACTGCCATTGGTCCGACGAGTGAAGGACCAGGAGAGTGCCGAGGAGCGACCAGTCTGGATGCCGGTAAAGCACAAGGTCAGTCACCGGCCGCGCCACGAAGGACGCGATGAGTTACCACCATCGCTGGTGGAGGCAATTGACGCGTTTCTCATCGCGTGTGCCGTACGCTTGCTGAGAGGCCAACTTGACGAGCACTCTTCGATGCTCATTCACGTGACACGATTCACCTATGTGCAGCAGGAAGTACATCGGCAGGTCAGCGAGCACGTGAGGCAGATCAGGCAGCGAGTTCTACGGGGGATCGACGCCGAAGAAGTCTGGTCACGATTGCACACGCTGTGGCAGCAGGACTTCGTGCCGACCACCGCTGTGCTCCGTGAGTCGCTGGCCGATGATCCTCCAGACGATCTGCCAAGCTGGGAGGCCGTTGTCAGCGTGTTTGGAGCGGTTTGCGATGAGGTGAATGTGCAATTGATCAACGGGACTGCAAAGGCCGCTCTCGACTATGCAAATAGCGGCAATCGCGGATTGACCGTAATCGCGATCGGGGGCGATAAACTGGCGCGGGGCTTGACGCTGGAGGGATTGTGCTGCAGTTATTTTCTGCGGGCATCGCGAATGTATGACACCCTGATGCAGATGGGACGGTGGTTTGGTTATCGACCGGGGTATCTAGATCTCTGCCGCCTATACACAACTCAGGATTTAACTGAATGGTTTGGGCATATTGCTGACGCTGCCGAGGAGTTGCGTGAAGAGTTCAATTTCATGGCGGCCAGCGGGCTGACTCCGCGAGAGTTCGGGCTGAAAGTGCAATCACATCCAGTGTTGATGATAACATCGCAGTTGAAGATGCGGTCGGCGCAGAGTTTGTATTTATCGTTCAGCGGGCAACGTCTCCAAACTGTGGCGTTGTTTCGCCAACAACGGGAGCTGCAAGGGAATGCTCGGGCGTTGTGGCGTCTTCTGGAGTCGATCGGAAAGCCTTCTGAGAGTGATCCAAGCAGACAGCGCGGCGAAGTCAGGCAGAAGTGGGCAGGCAGTTACCTTTGGACCGATGTGGCTGCCTCCAAAGTTATCGCATTTCTTAGTGAGTATACTACTCACCCGGCTGCTCGGCGAGTGAACTGTGCGATGCTTTCCGCGTTCATTGAGCTGATGTCACGGTCTGGCGAACTGACGGAATGGACGATCGCGCTGATGGGGACCACCGACGGTGAGAAACGCGAGGTGGGTCCCGGCGTATCCGTCAGGATGAACAGACGGAGTGGTGATCCGGATATCAAAGGGCACTACTCAATTAAGGTTCTTCTTGATCCGACGGACGAAGCGATCGATTTGTCCGAAGAAGAGTGGAATGCAGCTTTGGCGGTGACTCGGACCATATGGCAGCGCAATGCAGTGAGACCGGTCGATGAATCGGATCCAAAAACTCCGAGCAGCGTCGCGGTACGGCAAGTCCGTGGGGTGGGCGCGCCAGGAATCACACCGCACCCAGAACGCGGCGTTCTCATTCTCTATGTTCTTGATCCCGAAAAGGCGTATGAAGAAGTGGGTTCGTTTCCGGCAGACACGCCTCCCATTGTCGCCTTCGGAATCAGCTTTCCCGCCAGCACGCTTGGTGATGATCATCTCGGACTTAAGGTTGAGTACAAAGTCAACAATGTGCTTTGGGAACAGGAATATGGCTCAGCCGACTGA
- a CDS encoding ATP-binding protein: protein MTMKNSSFRHAPPRAGAMIEALRGLGYSPATAIADIIDNSITAGADHVELCFDWKAAASTITVLDNGLGMDDGSLERAMRLGERSPLEERATHDLGRFGLGLKTASFSQCRRLTVASRREGGAVNCLRWDLDLLMNSGDDGWRLFEGPAEGSEKHLTSLCSRERGTVVVWESLDRVVTPGFREQDFLDLIDRVEGHLAMVFHRFLEGSRPRLRISINGNDVRPWDPFLTHHAATWSSPVERIAGDNGMAEVQCHVLPHHDRLTSHEHSVAAGPDGWTAQQGFYVYRNERLLVSGSWLGLGRGRSWTKEEAHRLARIRLDFANAEDSDWKIDIRKSSARPPFAIREQLTRLAEDTRDRARRVFAHRGQMVKRTSGPPVAQAWRVEHFAGGLRYRIDRDHPAVRAVLDDLSDGGTQIKAMLRILEETIPVQRIWLDTTESKEAPRTGFGGESAEAVQSVLIVLYRNLVLRRGMTPQEARDQLAHTEPFNSHAELVAALPDEPLAERS from the coding sequence ATGACGATGAAGAATAGTTCTTTTCGGCATGCCCCTCCTCGCGCTGGCGCGATGATCGAAGCCCTCCGCGGCTTGGGATATTCTCCAGCAACGGCGATTGCGGACATCATCGACAACAGCATCACGGCAGGGGCCGACCATGTGGAACTGTGCTTCGACTGGAAGGCCGCAGCGAGCACAATTACCGTACTCGACAACGGGTTGGGCATGGATGACGGCAGCCTTGAGCGGGCGATGCGACTTGGAGAGCGTAGTCCGCTAGAGGAAAGAGCGACTCACGATCTCGGTCGGTTCGGTCTCGGCCTGAAGACGGCTTCGTTTTCGCAGTGTCGCCGGCTGACCGTCGCGAGTCGCCGAGAAGGCGGGGCCGTCAACTGCCTGAGATGGGATCTCGACCTGCTGATGAATTCGGGTGATGACGGCTGGAGGTTGTTCGAAGGGCCAGCCGAGGGCTCCGAGAAGCACTTGACGTCTCTTTGTAGTCGGGAGCGGGGGACAGTCGTCGTCTGGGAAAGTCTCGATCGAGTCGTTACCCCAGGATTTCGCGAACAGGACTTCTTGGATCTGATTGACAGGGTTGAGGGACATCTTGCGATGGTGTTTCACCGGTTTCTCGAAGGGAGCCGGCCCCGATTGCGAATCTCGATCAACGGCAACGACGTTCGTCCGTGGGATCCGTTTCTAACGCATCACGCGGCGACCTGGTCTTCGCCGGTGGAGCGGATTGCGGGCGATAACGGTATGGCGGAAGTGCAGTGTCATGTGCTTCCCCACCATGACCGCCTTACGAGCCACGAGCACAGTGTCGCCGCTGGTCCTGATGGCTGGACCGCTCAGCAGGGATTCTACGTTTATCGAAACGAGCGATTGCTCGTAAGCGGAAGCTGGCTGGGACTGGGACGAGGTCGATCGTGGACAAAGGAGGAGGCCCATCGTCTCGCCAGGATTCGATTGGATTTCGCCAATGCTGAGGATTCAGATTGGAAGATCGACATTCGCAAGTCTTCGGCGCGACCACCATTTGCGATCCGGGAACAGCTGACTAGGCTCGCTGAGGATACCCGCGACCGAGCAAGGCGAGTCTTCGCTCATCGCGGGCAAATGGTCAAGCGGACGAGCGGTCCACCGGTTGCTCAGGCGTGGCGGGTAGAGCATTTTGCGGGTGGACTCCGATACCGGATCGACCGGGACCATCCGGCAGTGCGAGCGGTTCTTGATGATTTGTCAGATGGAGGCACGCAAATCAAGGCAATGCTGCGAATCCTCGAAGAGACAATTCCGGTCCAAAGGATCTGGCTTGATACAACAGAATCGAAGGAAGCTCCGCGAACTGGCTTCGGAGGGGAATCCGCGGAGGCTGTGCAATCAGTACTGATCGTCCTGTACCGCAATCTGGTTCTGCGGAGAGGCATGACGCCTCAGGAAGCCCGAGATCAGCTTGCCCACACCGAACCATTCAACAGTCACGCTGAACTGGTGGCGGCTCTGCCCGACGAGCCATTAGCCGAAAGATCATAA